GAGGAGTTGGCAAATCCTGTCGAGTATGACCTGTCAAAGCTGTATGAGATGGGTCTGGAGGTCGTGCATGCCGATATTGCCTACCAGGAAAATGGAGCTTTAAGACATGATCCCAAAAAAGTAGCCAAAATTTTATATAATTTGCTTTTAGATGAAACCAAAAAGCGTTATGAAGCGTAAATACTTTGTGAATAGTTTAATTTAAGATTAAGATATATTTTTTAGGCTGTGTTAAAAGAACAGTGTGGATTTATACACCCTGTTGATTGAAGCGGAAATCAACAGGCTAGTTTAACAGAGCTTTTTTAAAATCATTACTAGGTTTTAGGGGGTGAGGGGATGTCTTTCGCTTCGGAGACGAAAAAAGAATTAACTAACCTGGAAGTGAAAACATGCTGTATCCAATCTGAACTATCGGCTTTGATCCGCATGAATGGTTCCCTTTCCTTTTCAAATAGGAAGTTAGTTGTTGATATTCAAACCGAAAATGCTGCCATTGCTAGAAGGATTTATACCTTATTGAAAAAGAGTTACCAAATTCAGGTAGAATTACTTGTTCGAAAGAAAATGAGATTGAAAAAAAACAATGTCTATATTGTGCGTCTGTCTGAACAAGCCAAAGAAATTCTTGAGGATTTAAAAATTCTCGGGGAAGGATTTACCATTATTCATGATATCTCGCCAGACCTGATAAAGAAGAAGTGTTGTAAGCGTTCTTATCTACGCGGAGCATTTCTAGCAGGCGGGTCGGTCAATAACCCAGAAACATCTTCATATCATTTGGAAATTTTTTCGCTTTATAAAGAGCACAACGACTCTTTATGCGAATTGATGAATATATTTGGTCTTAACAGTAAAACTCTCGAGCGTAAAAAAGGCTATATTACTTATTTAAAAGAAGCGGAGAAAATTACCGAGTTTTTAAATATCATAGGTGCTCATAATGCCTTATTGCGCTTTGAAGATGTAAGGATTGTTAGGGATATGCGGAATTCAGTCAACCGACTTGTGAACTGTGAAACCGCCAATCTGAATAAAACGATTGGTGCCTCGATCAGGCAGGTAGAAAATATCCGTTTTATCAATCAAACCGTTGGACTTCAGATTTTACCAGATAAGCTTAGAGAAATCGCAGAACTCCGTATGCAATATACGGATGTAACACTGAAGGAGCTGGGTGAAATGGTTTCCGGCGGCACCATCAGTAAATCAGGCATCAATCACCGCCTTAGGAAAATTGATGAAATAGCTGAGAAGCTGCGAATGGGAGAAATCGCTTCAAGAGAGTAGCACTGGTTGAAATTGTTTTATAAACATAGAGAATGAATACGAGGAGGAAATGCGCGATGTTGGCAAAAGAAGTAGAAGTAAAATTAAAAACGGGTCTTCAAGCTAGACCAGCTGCACTTTTTGTGCAGGAAGCAAACCGTTTTTCATCAGATATTTTTCTAGAGAAAGACGGTAAAAAGGTTAACGCGAAGAGTATTATGGGGTTAATGAGCCTAGCAGTTGGTTCTGGCGTGGTGATCA
The window above is part of the Bacillus sp. SORGH_AS_0510 genome. Proteins encoded here:
- the whiA gene encoding DNA-binding protein WhiA, producing MSFASETKKELTNLEVKTCCIQSELSALIRMNGSLSFSNRKLVVDIQTENAAIARRIYTLLKKSYQIQVELLVRKKMRLKKNNVYIVRLSEQAKEILEDLKILGEGFTIIHDISPDLIKKKCCKRSYLRGAFLAGGSVNNPETSSYHLEIFSLYKEHNDSLCELMNIFGLNSKTLERKKGYITYLKEAEKITEFLNIIGAHNALLRFEDVRIVRDMRNSVNRLVNCETANLNKTIGASIRQVENIRFINQTVGLQILPDKLREIAELRMQYTDVTLKELGEMVSGGTISKSGINHRLRKIDEIAEKLRMGEIASRE
- a CDS encoding HPr family phosphocarrier protein; protein product: MLAKEVEVKLKTGLQARPAALFVQEANRFSSDIFLEKDGKKVNAKSIMGLMSLAVGSGVVINIIADGDDEEKAIHSLTDFIQKEQ